One genomic region from Natrinema caseinilyticum encodes:
- a CDS encoding DHH family phosphoesterase: protein MYDELIDSGDLPLARKSVLPGTGFFLPDTLEEDIEDQQTAAALEGAEVAVIADPDADGLACVALVREAYGDVQTVPEPDETDGDDGQQVADADAADDQPSERADRTDDADEESVVGGAGDTEQALEEPEPTPHSVALVPASPHDVEDALARVAEYGDEGIDVFVCDLAPDRYEYVEEELAAALETADRIAWYDHHQWGDDVAQAVREAGVDLVVGDSDEECSADVVYRSLGYEFGPMYEELAAVTRDHDLWLRDDPRSDDLADYAYWTDPAEYVEIVREYGVDLPAWVEEYIAERRIEKEALIDQAVGRAELREIGGYTVGITYGRCSQNEVAEAMREQGADASVIVKPAGSASIRGTDAFDRCHEVAGKVNGGGHPKAAGCKPDIYDDMLDYATHWTTRGAVTKQVILDAFRAVVEDASSDGDRGDESTDDR, encoded by the coding sequence ATGTACGACGAACTCATCGACAGCGGCGACCTGCCGCTCGCCCGAAAATCCGTACTGCCGGGGACCGGCTTCTTCCTACCCGATACGCTCGAAGAGGACATAGAGGACCAGCAGACGGCGGCCGCACTCGAGGGTGCCGAAGTCGCCGTCATCGCAGACCCCGATGCCGACGGGCTGGCCTGCGTCGCGCTCGTTCGGGAAGCCTACGGCGACGTCCAGACCGTTCCGGAGCCCGACGAGACCGATGGCGATGACGGCCAGCAGGTTGCGGACGCCGACGCAGCCGACGACCAGCCGTCAGAGCGTGCTGACCGGACGGACGACGCCGACGAGGAGAGCGTCGTCGGCGGCGCGGGCGATACCGAGCAAGCGCTCGAGGAGCCCGAACCCACGCCGCACTCCGTCGCGCTCGTCCCGGCGAGTCCCCACGACGTCGAGGACGCGCTGGCCCGCGTCGCCGAGTACGGAGACGAGGGAATCGACGTCTTCGTCTGCGATCTCGCGCCGGATAGGTACGAGTACGTCGAGGAGGAACTCGCCGCCGCGCTCGAAACCGCCGACCGCATCGCCTGGTACGATCATCACCAGTGGGGCGACGATGTCGCGCAGGCGGTTCGCGAGGCCGGCGTCGACCTCGTCGTCGGCGATTCGGACGAAGAGTGTAGCGCCGACGTCGTCTACCGCTCGCTCGGGTACGAGTTCGGCCCGATGTACGAGGAACTGGCGGCGGTCACGCGGGATCACGACCTCTGGCTGCGAGACGACCCACGGAGTGACGATCTCGCGGACTACGCGTACTGGACCGATCCCGCGGAGTACGTCGAGATCGTTCGCGAGTACGGCGTCGACCTGCCGGCGTGGGTCGAAGAGTACATCGCCGAGCGACGCATCGAGAAGGAGGCGCTGATCGACCAGGCCGTCGGACGGGCGGAACTACGCGAAATAGGCGGCTACACCGTCGGGATTACGTACGGCCGCTGTTCGCAAAACGAAGTCGCCGAGGCCATGCGCGAGCAGGGCGCCGACGCCTCCGTGATCGTCAAACCCGCCGGCTCGGCCTCGATTCGGGGGACGGACGCCTTCGATCGCTGCCACGAGGTCGCGGGGAAGGTAAACGGGGGCGGCCACCCGAAGGCGGCGGGCTGTAAACCCGACATCTACGACGACATGCTCGACTACGCGACTCACTGGACCACCAGGGGTGCCGTGACGAAACAGGTCATTCTCGATGCGTTCCGAGCGGTCGTCGAAGATGCCTCGTCGGACGGGGATCGCGGAGACGAATCGACGGACGACCGATAG
- a CDS encoding antitoxin VapB family protein, with product MSKSIRLSDEAYDRLAAHKRSDETFSETVLRLAGERSLLELAGILTDEQADELEAAIEDRRERRAEELDSRANWTEP from the coding sequence ATGTCCAAAAGTATTCGACTCAGCGACGAGGCATACGATCGCCTCGCCGCACACAAGCGCAGCGACGAAACGTTTTCCGAGACCGTCCTCCGTCTCGCCGGGGAACGGTCGTTACTCGAGTTAGCGGGCATTCTCACTGACGAGCAGGCGGACGAACTCGAGGCGGCCATCGAGGACCGTCGAGAGCGCCGCGCCGAAGAACTCGACTCGAGAGCGAACTGGACGGAGCCGTAA
- a CDS encoding type II toxin-antitoxin system VapC family toxin, giving the protein MLLDTTFLIDLMRGDRDAVEKAAEIESDLRQQRLSSMTLFELYYGASRSNQPEAKRKSIEDILASKPVHPADTAVMRKAGRIAGALANDGNRVGDGDVIIGATATVVDEPVLTRNVDDFDRLEGVEVETY; this is encoded by the coding sequence GTGTTACTCGACACGACCTTTCTGATCGACCTGATGCGCGGCGACCGCGACGCTGTCGAAAAAGCCGCCGAGATCGAGTCCGACCTCCGTCAGCAACGACTCTCCTCGATGACGTTGTTCGAACTGTACTACGGCGCCTCGCGGTCGAATCAACCGGAAGCGAAACGGAAATCGATCGAGGACATCCTCGCTTCGAAACCAGTTCATCCCGCCGACACCGCCGTCATGCGAAAAGCAGGGCGAATTGCGGGAGCCCTCGCAAACGATGGTAATCGAGTCGGGGACGGAGACGTCATTATCGGTGCGACTGCGACGGTCGTCGACGAACCCGTACTGACGCGGAACGTGGACGATTTCGATCGCCTCGAGGGAGTCGAGGTCGAAACTTACTGA
- a CDS encoding DUF5807 family protein — protein sequence MSDPREEFLAGERPDDVALYFADSYVSDDRLEQFGDRVDDGVLIVVDGERGRNAFRAATGTGAMEFAKSAMNLEGDVDDDLAGGQCPEASDTEASDDDGHAVQFVFAFAEERNEDVGGIYAEGDVIHAYAQCTCGTAYSDRWNATDETDETDAIDR from the coding sequence ATGAGTGACCCACGCGAGGAGTTTCTGGCGGGCGAGCGGCCCGACGACGTCGCGCTGTATTTCGCTGATTCGTACGTTTCCGACGACCGACTCGAGCAGTTCGGCGACCGCGTGGACGACGGCGTTCTGATCGTCGTCGACGGCGAGCGCGGGCGCAACGCCTTCCGGGCGGCGACCGGCACCGGGGCGATGGAGTTCGCAAAGTCTGCGATGAACCTCGAGGGGGACGTCGACGACGACCTCGCGGGCGGGCAGTGTCCGGAGGCGTCCGATACGGAGGCGTCCGACGACGACGGACACGCGGTCCAGTTCGTCTTCGCGTTCGCCGAGGAACGGAACGAGGACGTCGGCGGCATCTACGCCGAGGGTGACGTCATTCACGCCTATGCCCAGTGTACGTGTGGGACGGCGTATTCGGATCGGTGGAACGCGACCGACGAAACCGACGAAACCGACGCGATCGACCGGTGA
- a CDS encoding DUF7500 family protein, which yields MFVDLLTWYAGQLDDDLSPSEALRVMLVTSDLEV from the coding sequence GTGTTCGTCGACCTCTTGACCTGGTACGCCGGCCAGTTAGACGACGACCTGTCGCCGAGCGAGGCGCTGCGGGTGATGCTGGTCACGTCCGATCTCGAGGTCTGA
- a CDS encoding DUF7112 family protein: MADRIASDHPSVQTVRSTCTETATGVKLEVPADDRDAFPTDEVVRVVLDGVELFARVERALTGDELSVPGVYETPDLARDPGGASDRLTEWIDDHGVSTGGSVLIDVVEPEFLYGLRSPGETAYYDAREPPTDSLSEIARDLED, encoded by the coding sequence ATGGCTGACAGAATTGCGAGCGACCATCCGTCGGTTCAAACGGTCCGTTCGACGTGTACGGAAACGGCGACCGGCGTCAAACTCGAGGTACCGGCCGACGACCGCGATGCGTTCCCGACGGACGAAGTCGTTCGCGTCGTCCTCGACGGCGTGGAACTGTTCGCGCGCGTCGAGCGGGCGTTGACGGGCGACGAGCTTTCGGTGCCGGGGGTCTACGAGACGCCCGATCTGGCTCGGGATCCCGGCGGTGCGAGCGATCGATTGACCGAGTGGATCGACGATCACGGCGTCTCAACCGGTGGGTCGGTTCTGATCGACGTCGTCGAACCCGAGTTCCTCTACGGCCTCCGGTCCCCCGGCGAGACGGCCTATTACGACGCCCGGGAGCCGCCGACTGACAGTTTGAGCGAGATCGCCAGGGATCTCGAGGACTGA
- a CDS encoding 30S ribosomal protein S6e translates to MASFTVVVGDPESGSSYQLEAEDQDANRFIGKSIGEEVDGGSVGLDGYTLEITGGSDDAGRPLNGEVAGSNLKEVLMNERQTGYKPGRDGERRRITVRGREVSDAVAQINASITDRGSADVDELLGDGDE, encoded by the coding sequence ATGGCAAGTTTCACTGTCGTTGTCGGCGACCCCGAGTCCGGGTCGTCCTACCAGCTCGAGGCGGAAGACCAGGACGCAAACCGGTTCATCGGCAAGTCGATCGGCGAGGAAGTCGACGGCGGATCGGTCGGGCTCGACGGCTACACGCTCGAGATCACGGGCGGTTCCGACGACGCCGGGCGTCCGCTGAACGGCGAAGTCGCCGGCTCGAACCTGAAAGAGGTGCTGATGAACGAGCGCCAGACCGGTTACAAACCCGGCCGCGACGGCGAGCGCCGCCGGATCACGGTCCGCGGCCGCGAGGTCTCCGATGCGGTCGCCCAGATCAACGCCTCGATCACCGACCGCGGCAGCGCCGACGTCGACGAACTGCTCGGCGACGGCGACGAGTAA
- a CDS encoding DUF7342 family protein, which produces MDSWTEGLSTRERVRKIALSLTRPRSVNWIKNEADVASWDTTKDELERLVEYGQIKRVEDDSGNETQYRYGPNYRRRYLDRVEELAAGHTKDELRNEVAEIQEQIEVWQDSYDVDSLSELEDSVTDADLSSDEIRERNTVIRRWERSREMKRLVDHALSLYDDLESVTDPESGPRTSEAAQ; this is translated from the coding sequence ATGGACTCGTGGACTGAAGGACTCAGTACCAGGGAGCGCGTGCGAAAGATTGCACTCTCGCTCACGCGACCCCGGTCAGTCAACTGGATCAAGAACGAAGCCGACGTCGCGTCGTGGGACACAACGAAAGACGAACTCGAGCGACTCGTCGAGTACGGGCAGATCAAACGCGTCGAAGACGACAGCGGGAACGAGACGCAGTACCGGTACGGTCCCAACTATCGGCGGCGCTATCTCGACCGTGTGGAAGAACTCGCAGCCGGGCACACCAAGGACGAACTGCGGAACGAGGTCGCGGAGATCCAGGAGCAGATCGAAGTGTGGCAGGACAGTTACGACGTGGATTCCCTGAGCGAACTGGAGGACTCGGTGACGGACGCAGACCTGTCGAGTGACGAGATTCGCGAGCGTAACACGGTCATCCGCCGGTGGGAGCGTTCCCGGGAGATGAAACGTCTCGTCGACCACGCGCTCTCACTGTACGACGATCTCGAGAGCGTCACAGATCCCGAATCCGGCCCGCGGACGAGCGAGGCGGCACAGTAA
- a CDS encoding MBL fold metallo-hydrolase yields the protein MDIRFLGGAGEVGRSAILVNDRLLLDYGMKSGNPPQFPGDVDPDAVVVSHGHLDHVGAISSLLSGDARPSIHWTPPTREFALTLARDTLKLHGGTMQCPFTETDVQRITQVSKTHGYRETFEVAGHEVSFFDAGHIPGSAHVLVDDGETRLFYTGDFQTAAQQLVSKTTARPDADAVICESTYSDLEHDDRSAVEDQFVESVEQTLWEGGTVVIPAFAIGRTQEMLLICERYDIPCYVDGMGKQITEMLMHHLEFVRDADALRRAKSHARFVTGRDGQRKRIAEQNTAVITTSGMLHGGPAMTYVPAVRSHPTNKIALTGYQVEGTPGRDLLETGSAEIDGRMMPVSARVEQYDFSAHADRNGLRSFLESYADEKVLVNHGDRCEGFAAELREDGYDATAPELGERIVM from the coding sequence ATGGATATTCGATTTCTGGGTGGTGCGGGAGAAGTCGGCAGGAGCGCGATCCTGGTAAACGATCGCCTCCTGCTCGACTACGGGATGAAATCGGGAAACCCGCCGCAGTTCCCGGGCGACGTAGATCCCGACGCGGTCGTGGTGAGTCACGGCCACCTAGACCACGTCGGGGCGATCTCCTCGCTGCTCAGCGGCGACGCCCGGCCGTCGATCCACTGGACGCCGCCGACGCGCGAGTTCGCACTGACGCTCGCCCGGGACACCTTGAAACTGCACGGCGGGACCATGCAGTGTCCGTTCACCGAAACGGACGTTCAGCGAATCACGCAGGTCTCGAAGACACACGGTTATCGCGAGACGTTCGAGGTAGCCGGCCACGAGGTGTCCTTTTTTGACGCCGGCCACATCCCCGGCTCGGCGCACGTACTCGTCGACGACGGTGAAACGCGACTATTCTACACCGGGGACTTCCAGACAGCAGCCCAACAACTGGTGTCCAAGACTACCGCTCGCCCCGACGCGGACGCAGTGATCTGCGAGAGTACGTACTCGGACCTCGAGCACGACGACCGTTCCGCGGTAGAGGATCAGTTCGTCGAAAGTGTCGAGCAGACGCTATGGGAGGGCGGCACCGTCGTGATCCCCGCGTTCGCCATCGGACGCACACAGGAGATGCTGCTGATCTGCGAGCGATACGACATTCCCTGCTACGTGGATGGAATGGGGAAACAAATCACGGAGATGCTGATGCATCATCTCGAGTTCGTCCGCGACGCGGACGCACTTCGGCGGGCGAAATCCCACGCGCGGTTCGTCACCGGCCGCGACGGCCAGCGCAAACGCATCGCCGAGCAGAACACGGCGGTCATAACGACAAGCGGGATGCTCCACGGCGGCCCCGCGATGACCTACGTTCCCGCGGTCCGGTCTCACCCGACGAACAAGATCGCGCTGACCGGCTATCAGGTCGAGGGGACGCCCGGCCGCGACCTGCTCGAGACCGGCAGCGCCGAAATCGACGGCCGGATGATGCCGGTCAGCGCCCGGGTCGAGCAGTACGATTTCTCCGCGCACGCGGACCGGAACGGGCTTCGGTCGTTTCTCGAGTCCTACGCGGACGAGAAAGTACTCGTCAATCACGGTGACCGCTGTGAGGGGTTCGCGGCCGAACTGCGCGAGGACGGCTACGATGCGACTGCGCCCGAACTGGGCGAGCGGATCGTGATGTGA
- a CDS encoding zinc ribbon domain-containing protein yields MSDRDDGAGSDDASLDGNAGDAGASTDGELSTSSSTSTSSSSSDTQIFVDDFDRYGSEETPVETCPRCERDLPSDGVYNFCPFCGGEL; encoded by the coding sequence GTGAGCGACCGCGACGACGGTGCGGGTTCAGACGACGCTTCACTCGACGGGAACGCCGGCGACGCAGGTGCATCGACCGACGGAGAACTCTCCACGTCCTCGTCCACATCCACATCGTCTTCGTCTTCCGACACTCAAATCTTCGTCGACGACTTCGATCGATACGGTTCCGAAGAAACGCCCGTCGAGACCTGTCCGCGCTGCGAGCGAGACCTCCCCTCGGACGGCGTCTACAACTTCTGTCCGTTCTGCGGGGGCGAACTCTGA
- a CDS encoding protein kinase domain-containing protein: protein MGGRRSRTGWDDTLRETPVARKLVSDGSHGRTQVRAHFRGELRWFRHFEDGPTPGSLVHFVDGSVGGDLGYVATELVRGGSVREEFERDGGREPCLETVREVGGPVCRALAFLHRNGVAHLDLKPSNVLVRRTGRPAVIDLNAAVSTETDPDVRFQFDPFKPPELTRPDDRDEQIGPLSDVYALGAFLSFLLTGTARGENPSSVGTRGPVDRRSRNGD, encoded by the coding sequence GTGGGCGGCCGTCGGTCCCGGACTGGATGGGACGACACCCTGCGAGAAACGCCGGTCGCACGCAAACTGGTGAGCGACGGCTCGCACGGCCGAACGCAGGTTCGCGCTCACTTTCGGGGGGAATTGCGGTGGTTCCGTCACTTCGAGGACGGGCCGACGCCCGGATCGCTCGTTCACTTCGTCGACGGGTCGGTCGGGGGCGACCTGGGGTACGTGGCCACGGAACTGGTTCGGGGTGGATCGGTCCGCGAGGAGTTCGAGCGCGACGGCGGCCGCGAACCCTGCCTCGAGACCGTTCGCGAGGTCGGCGGCCCCGTCTGCAGAGCGCTCGCGTTCCTCCACCGGAACGGCGTCGCCCACCTCGATCTGAAACCGAGCAACGTGTTGGTTCGCCGGACGGGCCGGCCCGCGGTAATCGACCTGAACGCGGCAGTGTCGACCGAAACGGACCCGGACGTCCGCTTCCAGTTCGACCCGTTCAAGCCGCCCGAATTGACACGGCCGGACGATCGCGACGAGCAGATCGGCCCGCTATCGGACGTGTACGCGCTCGGCGCGTTTCTTTCGTTTCTGCTGACGGGAACGGCACGCGGGGAGAATCCGTCGTCAGTCGGGACCCGCGGGCCCGTCGACCGACGCTCTCGGAACGGTGACTGA
- a CDS encoding FHA domain-containing protein, with protein sequence MAPIIDAPARSALLTRASSGQAVRVGPDDTLGRWAAEHRVPSVVLPDDERFLCPEHAVLGHDGVAWHLRDRSLNGTFVGGDGDWAYILSRDGRRRRLDAGSPLPRPDPATSIRLSDGDRIAPVSPGYGCQLTFRAEE encoded by the coding sequence TTGGCCCCGATCATCGACGCCCCGGCCCGGTCGGCGCTGCTGACTCGCGCATCGTCGGGACAGGCCGTTCGCGTAGGCCCCGACGACACACTCGGTCGATGGGCGGCGGAGCACCGCGTTCCGTCCGTCGTCCTCCCCGACGACGAGCGGTTCCTCTGTCCGGAACACGCGGTGCTCGGGCACGACGGGGTGGCCTGGCACCTTCGAGACCGCAGCCTCAACGGGACCTTCGTCGGCGGCGACGGCGACTGGGCGTACATCCTCTCCCGAGACGGCCGCAGGCGACGTCTCGACGCGGGGTCGCCGTTGCCCCGCCCGGATCCGGCGACGTCGATTCGGCTCTCGGACGGCGACCGAATCGCGCCTGTCAGCCCCGGATACGGCTGTCAGCTGACGTTTCGAGCCGAGGAGTGA
- a CDS encoding LLM class oxidoreductase, with protein MDRSAARGREDDDHENRGYQRLFGDDGLTFGTGFPLTGTNREAPAIDDELRLAKHAESIGFHGLWARDVPTYWPKFRDAGQTYDTWPWLSHVAAHTDDIALGTASIVLTLRHPLHVAKSAATVDRLSDGRLVLGVASGDRDPEYDAFGVDRDERSELFRERVETLRTVWRDDYPDIEGRWGSLDGELDVVPKPTAGTVPLLPTGYARQSREWIAEHGDGWLFYHLPERTLEDYVSDWRDAAGGKPFAMAAQFELADDPAAEPEPIHQGYRAGLEWVREYVADLERLGVDHLIVGLRNDDREAALSRFADEIIAAR; from the coding sequence ATGGATCGATCGGCCGCACGCGGACGCGAAGACGACGATCACGAAAATCGGGGGTATCAGCGACTGTTCGGGGACGACGGCCTCACGTTCGGCACCGGATTTCCGCTGACCGGCACCAATCGGGAGGCTCCGGCTATCGACGACGAACTTCGACTGGCGAAACATGCCGAGTCGATCGGCTTTCACGGCCTCTGGGCGCGGGACGTTCCGACGTACTGGCCGAAATTCCGTGACGCGGGTCAGACGTACGACACCTGGCCGTGGCTCTCGCACGTCGCCGCCCACACCGACGACATCGCGCTCGGAACCGCGAGCATCGTCCTCACGCTCCGTCATCCGCTGCACGTCGCAAAATCCGCCGCGACGGTCGACCGGCTCTCGGACGGCCGATTGGTTCTCGGAGTCGCCTCCGGCGACCGCGACCCCGAGTACGACGCCTTCGGCGTCGATCGAGACGAGCGCAGCGAACTGTTTCGGGAGCGCGTCGAAACCCTCCGGACCGTCTGGCGCGACGACTACCCCGACATCGAGGGGCGGTGGGGATCACTCGACGGCGAACTGGACGTGGTCCCGAAGCCGACCGCGGGGACCGTTCCCCTCCTGCCGACCGGCTACGCCCGTCAGTCCCGGGAGTGGATCGCCGAGCACGGTGACGGCTGGCTGTTCTATCACCTCCCCGAGCGCACGCTCGAGGACTACGTGAGCGACTGGCGGGACGCCGCGGGCGGGAAGCCCTTCGCGATGGCCGCTCAGTTCGAACTGGCGGACGATCCCGCGGCGGAACCGGAACCGATCCACCAGGGGTACCGCGCCGGCCTCGAGTGGGTCCGGGAGTACGTCGCCGACCTCGAGCGACTGGGCGTGGATCACCTGATCGTCGGGCTCCGAAACGACGACCGGGAAGCGGCGCTCTCGAGGTTCGCCGACGAAATCATTGCCGCGAGGTGA
- a CDS encoding aconitate hydratase has translation MGQTLTEKILDDHLVEGDLETGEEIGIEIDQVLTQDTTGTMVWLQFEAMGLDEVQTEIAAQYCDHQTYQFDFKNTDDHRFLRSAAGKYGAHFSRPGNGICHNVHRENFAAPGKTLLGSDSHTPTPGGLGELAIGAGGIDVTVAMGGAPYYIEMPEVVNVRLEGELPEWATAKDVILEMLRRLTVKGGVGKILEYTGPGVETLTAPERMTITNMGTELGATTSIFPTDEQTEDYLERVGRGDEYVELQPDDDAEYDDEIVVDLSDLEPLIAQPSMPDKVVPVREVAGQSVEQVIVGSCTNGGYEDILPVAKMLEGRETSMETDTIVAPGSKQASEMLAREGWVAEMMAAGVNFSEATCGACIGIGHVPSSDSVSLRTFNRNFEGRSGIEDDNVYLCSPEVAAAAALEGEIVDPRDLADELGDLEAPGIELPDEYTGSKTDLIGPDEAVDDELIKGPNIGDVPLKDQLDSDIEGEALLKMEDNITTDHIIPATQDILMYRSNVPKLSEFTLSRVDETFAERALEADGGFLVAGENYGQGSSREHAALCPMYLGIEGVLAQSFARIHRANLFNFGIVPLTIDEDTYENIDQGDEIEIVDDVYDAVTSGQEEFTVRVGGDEYTAVLDASERERAILAAGGKLSWTKEQAEGAGAAPADD, from the coding sequence ATGGGACAGACTCTCACCGAGAAGATTCTCGACGATCACCTCGTGGAGGGCGACCTCGAGACCGGCGAGGAAATCGGGATCGAGATCGACCAGGTACTTACGCAGGATACGACCGGGACGATGGTCTGGCTCCAGTTCGAAGCGATGGGGCTGGACGAGGTCCAGACCGAAATCGCCGCACAGTACTGCGATCACCAGACATATCAATTCGACTTTAAGAACACCGACGACCACCGTTTCCTTCGCTCTGCGGCCGGTAAATACGGCGCTCACTTCTCTCGCCCCGGCAACGGCATCTGTCACAACGTACACCGCGAGAACTTCGCGGCTCCCGGCAAGACCCTGCTGGGATCGGACAGTCACACGCCCACGCCCGGCGGCCTCGGCGAACTCGCCATCGGCGCCGGCGGAATCGACGTCACCGTCGCCATGGGCGGGGCACCGTACTACATCGAGATGCCCGAAGTCGTCAACGTCCGCCTCGAGGGCGAACTCCCCGAGTGGGCCACCGCGAAAGACGTCATCCTCGAGATGCTCCGTCGCCTCACCGTCAAAGGCGGCGTCGGCAAGATCCTCGAGTACACCGGCCCCGGCGTCGAGACGCTGACCGCGCCCGAGCGGATGACGATCACCAACATGGGCACGGAACTCGGCGCGACGACGTCGATTTTCCCCACCGACGAACAGACCGAAGACTACCTCGAGCGCGTCGGTCGCGGCGACGAGTACGTCGAACTCCAGCCCGACGACGACGCCGAGTACGACGACGAAATCGTCGTCGACCTCTCCGATCTCGAGCCGCTGATCGCCCAGCCCTCGATGCCGGACAAGGTCGTCCCCGTCCGCGAAGTCGCCGGCCAGTCCGTCGAGCAGGTCATCGTCGGTTCCTGTACCAACGGCGGCTACGAGGACATCCTCCCCGTCGCCAAGATGCTCGAGGGTCGCGAGACCTCGATGGAGACCGATACGATCGTCGCACCCGGTTCCAAGCAGGCCTCCGAGATGCTCGCCCGCGAGGGCTGGGTCGCCGAGATGATGGCCGCCGGCGTCAACTTCTCCGAGGCGACCTGTGGCGCCTGTATCGGCATCGGCCACGTCCCGTCTTCCGACTCCGTCTCGCTGCGGACGTTCAACCGCAACTTCGAGGGCCGCTCGGGTATCGAAGACGACAACGTCTACCTCTGCTCGCCGGAGGTCGCGGCCGCCGCCGCGCTCGAGGGTGAGATCGTCGATCCGCGCGACCTCGCCGACGAACTCGGCGACCTCGAGGCACCCGGCATCGAACTCCCCGACGAGTACACCGGCTCCAAGACGGACCTCATCGGTCCCGACGAGGCCGTCGACGACGAACTCATCAAGGGCCCCAACATCGGCGACGTCCCGCTGAAAGACCAGCTCGACTCCGACATCGAGGGCGAAGCCCTGCTGAAGATGGAGGACAACATCACGACCGACCACATCATTCCGGCCACGCAGGACATCCTGATGTACCGGTCGAACGTCCCCAAACTCAGTGAGTTCACCCTCTCGCGCGTCGACGAGACCTTCGCCGAACGCGCGCTCGAGGCCGACGGCGGCTTCCTCGTCGCCGGCGAAAACTACGGGCAGGGCTCCTCGCGCGAACACGCTGCCCTCTGTCCGATGTATCTCGGTATCGAGGGCGTCCTCGCACAGAGCTTCGCACGAATCCACCGTGCGAACCTCTTCAACTTCGGGATCGTCCCGCTGACGATCGACGAAGACACCTACGAGAACATCGATCAGGGCGACGAGATCGAGATCGTCGACGACGTCTACGACGCCGTCACCAGCGGCCAGGAGGAGTTCACCGTCCGCGTCGGCGGCGACGAGTACACGGCCGTCCTCGACGCCTCCGAGCGCGAACGCGCAATCCTCGCGGCCGGCGGTAAACTCTCCTGGACGAAAGAACAGGCCGAAGGCGCCGGCGCCGCGCCCGCCGACGACTGA
- a CDS encoding deoxyuridine 5'-triphosphate nucleotidohydrolase, with protein sequence MFRSGAFVADHVSPTTDAQIQPNGVDLTADVIFEQLEPGRIGRDGKQIGDRVARPLEELQEADPDTYYLPAGAYIVRYGERLAIPEGHVGFVYPRSSLMRNSCMLNTAVWDAGYEGRGEGLLQVHHDIELERGARIAQLVLAEAEHEDVYDGSYQGENLE encoded by the coding sequence ATGTTCCGCTCCGGTGCCTTCGTGGCCGATCACGTCTCACCGACGACCGACGCACAGATCCAGCCCAACGGGGTGGACCTCACCGCCGACGTGATCTTCGAGCAACTGGAACCGGGCCGCATCGGCCGAGATGGCAAACAGATCGGCGACCGAGTCGCCCGTCCGCTCGAAGAACTGCAGGAGGCCGATCCCGATACCTACTACCTGCCGGCGGGGGCCTACATCGTCCGGTACGGCGAGCGTCTCGCGATCCCCGAGGGCCACGTCGGCTTCGTGTATCCGCGCTCGTCGCTCATGCGAAACTCCTGTATGCTCAACACGGCGGTCTGGGACGCGGGCTACGAGGGCCGCGGCGAGGGACTGTTGCAGGTCCACCACGATATCGAACTCGAGCGCGGTGCCCGGATCGCACAGCTCGTCCTCGCCGAAGCCGAGCACGAAGACGTCTACGACGGGAGTTATCAGGGCGAAAACCTCGAGTGA